From a region of the Leptospira kmetyi serovar Malaysia str. Bejo-Iso9 genome:
- a CDS encoding LA_0442/LA_0875 N-terminal domain-containing protein — protein MSARSYFLFLFLLCFFPTFISGESIILKDGSVLKGKVAAQNAFNVTVKTEDGKSQEIPKVRILKIVYKDVSNEEALRIKKEEEAKQLEKEQKKKEQEDKKKEEEELSKKAKEEKQKQELVEKQAKDADAQKKEQERLSRLQQKGLSPWSVAWRSAVLPGWGQWTDERKLPAIVYSSLFVGSLYLVYRENQIYKNSVRDLNHMNNPYETLIPIPSFSDPAALYLYNKPFEEQRKNVNDNYHNYQMSIAFTVFLYAINVFDAYLFHPRFAKSAASHLFLDYNPMARLDSSLNSNSSASIESYLKFGLRFSLE, from the coding sequence ATGTCTGCAAGAAGTTATTTCCTTTTCTTATTTCTACTCTGTTTTTTCCCGACATTTATTTCGGGAGAATCCATCATTCTCAAAGACGGAAGCGTTCTGAAGGGAAAGGTCGCCGCTCAGAACGCGTTTAATGTTACCGTTAAAACCGAGGATGGAAAGAGTCAGGAAATTCCCAAAGTTCGTATTCTAAAAATCGTATATAAGGACGTTTCGAACGAAGAAGCTCTTCGCATTAAAAAAGAAGAGGAAGCGAAACAGTTAGAAAAGGAACAAAAAAAGAAAGAACAGGAAGATAAGAAAAAAGAGGAAGAGGAACTTTCCAAAAAAGCCAAGGAAGAAAAACAAAAACAAGAGCTCGTGGAAAAACAGGCAAAAGACGCGGACGCGCAAAAAAAGGAACAGGAACGATTGTCGCGTCTTCAACAAAAGGGTTTGAGTCCTTGGAGCGTCGCTTGGAGATCGGCGGTTCTTCCCGGTTGGGGACAATGGACCGACGAAAGAAAGTTACCCGCCATCGTCTATTCTTCCCTATTTGTCGGTTCACTTTATCTCGTCTATCGCGAGAATCAGATCTATAAAAATTCCGTCAGAGATCTGAATCACATGAACAATCCGTATGAAACCCTGATTCCGATTCCTTCTTTTTCCGATCCGGCAGCGCTTTACTTATACAATAAACCTTTCGAAGAACAACGAAAGAATGTGAACGACAACTATCACAATTATCAGATGTCCATCGCTTTTACCGTGTTTTTATACGCAATCAACGTTTTCGACGCGTATTTATTTCATCCTCGATTTGCAAAGTCCGCGGCTTCTCATTTGTTTTTGGATTACAATCCAATGGCCCGTTTGGATTCTTCTTTGAATTCAAATTCTTCCGCATCTATAGAAAGCTACTTAAAGTTCGGTTTGCGATTCTCCTTAGAATAA
- a CDS encoding ammonium transporter has protein sequence MNWTKRLLLLLTLLLPFVLFGQEATAPAAAPTPVADKGDTAWMIVASALVFFMIPGLALFYGGLVRSKNVLSTMMHSFVAILVLTLQWTIFGYSFAFSGTNPYFGNFDLAFLNGIDENTLELTIPKYVHFLFQGMFALITPALISGAIAERVKLGGYVVFILLWSTLVYDPVAHWVWAADGWLFKMSALDFAGGTVVHLLSGIAGLAAAIVLGKRKGEGPALIAPNNLTYTLIGAGLLWFGWFGFNAGSGLAVNGIAARAFLVTLIAPAAAGVAWLVIEYIHTKKATALGAASGIVAGLVVITPASGFVGVQGAIIMGLIVSPVCYGAILLKGKLGYDDSLDAFGIHGVGGALGAILTGVFTLSLGAGVATKGDQILVQVISVLATGAYSFIVSVILVFLIDKTIGFRISEEKEITGLDSEIHGEKGYIL, from the coding sequence ATGAATTGGACCAAGAGACTACTCTTATTGCTCACTCTGCTTCTTCCATTTGTTTTATTTGGACAAGAAGCAACCGCTCCTGCGGCGGCGCCGACTCCGGTAGCCGATAAAGGAGACACCGCATGGATGATCGTTGCATCGGCTCTCGTGTTTTTTATGATTCCCGGACTGGCTCTGTTTTACGGCGGTCTCGTAAGATCTAAAAACGTTCTTTCTACCATGATGCACAGCTTTGTTGCGATTCTGGTGTTAACGCTCCAGTGGACCATTTTCGGATACAGCTTCGCTTTTTCCGGAACCAATCCTTACTTCGGAAATTTTGATCTCGCTTTCCTCAACGGAATCGACGAGAATACTTTGGAACTTACGATTCCTAAATACGTTCACTTCCTCTTTCAGGGAATGTTCGCATTGATTACTCCGGCTCTGATTTCGGGCGCGATCGCTGAAAGAGTGAAACTCGGCGGGTATGTCGTGTTTATTCTTCTTTGGTCCACACTCGTTTACGATCCGGTCGCGCACTGGGTATGGGCGGCGGACGGCTGGCTCTTTAAAATGAGCGCACTCGATTTCGCAGGTGGAACCGTGGTTCACTTACTTTCCGGTATCGCGGGGCTTGCCGCTGCGATCGTTCTCGGAAAGAGAAAGGGAGAAGGCCCTGCTTTGATCGCTCCAAACAATCTTACTTATACTTTGATCGGCGCCGGTTTACTCTGGTTCGGTTGGTTCGGATTTAACGCGGGTTCCGGTCTTGCGGTAAACGGAATTGCGGCTCGCGCTTTCTTAGTAACTTTAATCGCTCCCGCGGCGGCCGGTGTGGCTTGGCTCGTGATCGAGTATATTCACACTAAAAAAGCGACCGCTCTCGGCGCCGCTTCCGGAATCGTTGCCGGTCTGGTTGTGATCACTCCTGCATCCGGTTTCGTAGGCGTTCAAGGCGCGATCATCATGGGACTTATCGTGAGCCCCGTATGTTACGGTGCGATTCTCCTGAAAGGAAAACTCGGATACGACGATAGCTTGGACGCGTTCGGTATTCACGGCGTGGGCGGTGCGTTAGGCGCGATTCTTACCGGTGTTTTCACTCTTTCACTCGGCGCAGGCGTTGCGACTAAGGGAGATCAGATTCTGGTTCAGGTAATCAGCGTTCTCGCTACCGGCGCTTATTCTTTCATCGTGTCCGTAATCCTCGTGTTCTTAATCGATAAAACGATTGGATTCCGTATCTCCGAAGAGAAAGAAATCACCGGTTTGGATTCCGAGATCCACGGTGAAAAAGGTTATATCCTTTAA
- a CDS encoding P-II family nitrogen regulator — protein MKLIVAIIQPHKLEEVKAELTKNEIYRLTVSDVQGYGQQKGKTEVFRGHEYQVNLLRKVRLEIAVNDEFVKPTVDAILKAAKTGDGKIGDGKIFITPLEDVIRIRTGERGSSAI, from the coding sequence ATGAAATTAATCGTTGCTATCATCCAGCCTCATAAATTGGAAGAGGTTAAGGCAGAATTGACCAAGAACGAAATTTACAGACTTACCGTAAGCGACGTTCAAGGTTACGGTCAACAAAAAGGAAAGACTGAGGTTTTCCGCGGACACGAATATCAAGTGAATCTTTTGAGAAAGGTTCGTCTTGAAATCGCCGTAAACGACGAGTTCGTGAAACCGACCGTTGACGCGATTCTCAAAGCGGCAAAAACCGGTGACGGAAAAATCGGAGACGGAAAGATTTTCATCACTCCTCTCGAAGACGTGATCCGCATCAGAACCGGCGAAAGAGGAAGTTCGGCGATTTGA
- the prmC gene encoding peptide chain release factor N(5)-glutamine methyltransferase → MQQHPDSILSLLKKSEEFLKKKEISSARLDAEILLADLLELQRVKLYVNFERLLTETEKNAYRERIVDRSKNKPTAYIIGQKSFYNSVFFVNENVLIPRPETEELVEKILSDFKENGTGQNVLDLCTGSGCIGISLKLARKDWSLTLSDISKEALEIAEKNADKILGEENHIQLLESDLFKSISGDLKFDVIATNPPYIPMTDKDSMMKDVIDYEPHLALFLENPKEFLTSLIADARARLNEGGKFYMETLPSLAEELVSDSIARGWKEGKVEKDLSGKNRFVVLTK, encoded by the coding sequence ATGCAACAACATCCAGATTCCATTCTCTCCCTGCTTAAAAAGTCAGAGGAATTCCTAAAGAAAAAAGAAATTTCCAGCGCGAGACTCGACGCCGAAATTCTATTGGCCGACCTACTCGAACTACAAAGGGTAAAACTCTACGTAAACTTCGAACGACTTCTCACCGAAACGGAAAAAAACGCGTATCGGGAAAGAATCGTGGACCGTTCCAAAAACAAGCCCACGGCTTATATCATCGGACAAAAGTCGTTTTACAATTCCGTGTTCTTCGTAAACGAAAACGTTCTGATCCCGAGACCCGAAACCGAGGAGCTCGTGGAAAAAATCCTTTCGGATTTTAAGGAGAATGGAACCGGACAAAACGTTCTCGATCTTTGTACGGGAAGCGGTTGTATCGGAATCAGCCTCAAACTCGCGCGGAAAGACTGGAGCTTAACGTTAAGCGACATCTCAAAGGAAGCTCTGGAAATCGCGGAGAAAAACGCGGACAAAATTCTAGGCGAAGAAAATCACATTCAACTTTTGGAAAGCGATTTGTTCAAATCCATTTCCGGCGATCTCAAATTCGACGTGATTGCGACCAACCCGCCGTATATTCCTATGACGGATAAGGATTCGATGATGAAGGACGTAATCGACTACGAACCGCATCTGGCTTTGTTTCTGGAGAATCCGAAAGAATTCTTAACTTCTCTGATCGCGGACGCGCGCGCGCGTCTCAACGAAGGCGGAAAATTCTATATGGAAACTCTTCCTTCTTTGGCGGAAGAACTCGTTTCCGATTCGATCGCAAGGGGTTGGAAGGAAGGAAAGGTGGAAAAGGATCTTTCCGGAAAAAACAGATTCGTCGTTTTGACGAAGTAA
- a CDS encoding Crp/Fnr family transcriptional regulator, translating to MDLMLESMFSKFGKTYEPNQIIFCENEPGNDFYLIQSGKVKIVKTVPNPTKKEDYLIKTLDILEQGDIFGEMAILEEQPRSATAIAISEVKVLNFNRANFELLMTKNPMLALKILTIFSVRINDAKRRLLILLMDDIQGKVADVFLMLYEKMHAHSDFKEIVLNVSQHDVAEWCAQPVGEVQKVLNTLSKSGKIELYEDKIVIHNIADFQRIVSQKRKPNS from the coding sequence ATGGATCTGATGCTCGAATCCATGTTTTCCAAGTTCGGTAAAACGTATGAACCGAATCAAATCATCTTCTGCGAAAACGAACCCGGAAACGACTTTTATCTGATCCAATCCGGAAAGGTGAAGATCGTAAAAACCGTTCCGAACCCGACGAAAAAAGAGGACTATCTCATCAAAACCTTGGATATTCTCGAACAAGGGGATATTTTCGGAGAGATGGCGATTTTGGAAGAACAACCCAGATCCGCGACCGCGATCGCGATTTCGGAAGTAAAGGTGTTGAACTTCAACCGCGCGAATTTCGAACTTTTGATGACCAAAAATCCGATGTTGGCTTTGAAGATTCTCACCATCTTTTCGGTTCGGATCAACGACGCCAAAAGAAGACTTTTGATTCTTCTTATGGACGATATCCAAGGAAAAGTCGCGGACGTTTTCTTGATGCTTTACGAAAAGATGCACGCGCACAGCGATTTCAAGGAGATCGTTTTGAACGTTTCGCAACACGACGTCGCCGAATGGTGCGCGCAACCGGTAGGAGAGGTTCAAAAGGTTCTCAACACCCTTTCCAAGAGCGGAAAAATCGAACTTTACGAAGACAAAATTGTTATACACAATATCGCCGACTTCCAGAGAATAGTCTCACAAAAACGGAAACCGAATTCTTAA
- a CDS encoding tetratricopeptide repeat protein, with translation MAGPIIRNYKGGSIIYFEKDKAEDIYVLRNGRVILTFPAVDTGQEVKEDVRIGEFFGVKSALGKYPREETAQVIGSATVLVFKPNEFEQFVAEKTHLILKMMKVFSSQLRQVHKKLKEILGQSDTRNPAFELMNVAEVFYKNNNLPHAVYAFEKYLQNYPGTAYTGRATELLELARRGSPFPLNMPPLVYEGGSRVTQETLQNIMKPAVEKSTITAGVDNSITSLYNRAHTLVNVGKHGEAMVIYKDLLNRTDFKFDSEKKLVENSLFQLGVCLLKQNDLDNANSSFSTYIKKYPSGESIKESLFHLAEISELQGDRQRARMLYGKVALLPPEKDSISQKSRLKAKEMST, from the coding sequence TTGGCCGGTCCGATCATCAGAAATTATAAAGGCGGATCCATCATATATTTTGAGAAGGATAAAGCCGAGGATATTTACGTCCTAAGGAACGGTCGCGTCATCCTTACTTTCCCCGCCGTGGACACCGGACAAGAGGTAAAGGAAGACGTTCGCATCGGAGAATTCTTCGGCGTTAAATCCGCTCTCGGAAAATACCCCAGAGAAGAGACCGCCCAAGTAATCGGGAGCGCCACTGTCCTCGTTTTTAAACCGAACGAGTTCGAACAATTCGTCGCCGAAAAAACCCACCTCATTCTTAAGATGATGAAAGTTTTTTCCAGTCAGCTCAGACAGGTTCACAAAAAACTCAAAGAAATTTTAGGCCAATCCGATACGCGCAATCCCGCGTTCGAGTTGATGAACGTCGCGGAAGTTTTTTACAAAAACAACAATCTTCCCCACGCAGTATATGCGTTTGAAAAATATTTACAAAATTACCCGGGAACCGCTTACACGGGACGCGCAACGGAACTTCTCGAACTCGCAAGAAGAGGAAGTCCGTTTCCTTTAAACATGCCTCCGTTGGTTTACGAGGGCGGAAGCAGAGTCACTCAAGAGACTCTTCAGAACATCATGAAACCCGCGGTCGAAAAATCTACGATCACCGCAGGCGTCGATAACTCCATCACTTCGCTTTACAACCGCGCGCATACTCTCGTAAACGTGGGAAAACACGGGGAAGCGATGGTGATCTACAAGGATCTTCTCAACCGGACCGATTTCAAATTCGATTCCGAAAAGAAGCTGGTGGAGAATTCCCTCTTCCAACTCGGCGTCTGTCTTTTGAAACAAAACGATCTGGACAACGCGAATTCTTCCTTTTCGACTTATATCAAAAAATATCCTTCGGGAGAATCGATCAAAGAATCTCTCTTTCATCTCGCGGAAATCTCCGAACTCCAAGGGGATCGTCAAAGAGCGAGAATGTTGTACGGTAAGGTCGCGCTTCTGCCGCCCGAAAAGGACAGCATCTCCCAAAAGTCCAGATTGAAGGCCAAGGAGATGAGTACCTGA
- a CDS encoding amidohydrolase family protein, with amino-acid sequence MEYELVNACIVTKDQWIPNGSIVVKDGVITSVNAGGPPSGKRIRLNLNGLYVYPGLINAHDHLLSTYLPRVAPSKPYLNWLPWDNDLKSSIVFSERQQLDPEQLYLLGSYKNLISGVTSVQDHIPHFVQDPFVETMPVRILHKYALSHSICTYSLNWGDGPREEYAKALKNDIPYITRIAEGFDSESRDSLRTLNKLGCLGEHTVLVHGVVLSESDIALIAEKKSHLVWCPEANQFLYERTTDIRDVLKHGINVSLGTDSSVCGSLNLLEEIRGARKFYQTEYGEDLSPKTLFEMVTSNPAKAFRIEKQLGSIEVGKIADLVILTRNSEDPHINLCESDLNSVRLVVRDGVPVYGDASLESFFEESGAAVERIRIDNADKYLVASPGKLLESLVISLGYKKDLAFFPAQKEFDNFE; translated from the coding sequence ATGGAATACGAACTCGTCAACGCCTGCATTGTAACCAAGGATCAATGGATTCCCAACGGAAGTATCGTCGTCAAAGACGGCGTCATCACGTCCGTAAACGCGGGCGGACCTCCTTCCGGAAAAAGAATTCGATTGAACCTGAACGGTCTTTACGTTTATCCGGGGCTCATCAACGCGCATGATCATCTTTTAAGCACGTATCTTCCGAGAGTCGCTCCGAGCAAACCCTACTTAAACTGGCTTCCTTGGGACAACGATCTGAAATCTTCGATCGTATTTTCGGAAAGACAACAACTCGATCCGGAACAACTTTATCTTTTAGGTTCTTATAAGAATCTCATCTCGGGCGTCACTTCGGTTCAAGATCATATTCCTCATTTCGTTCAAGATCCGTTCGTCGAAACGATGCCCGTGAGAATTCTCCACAAATACGCGTTATCGCACAGCATCTGCACGTATTCCTTAAACTGGGGGGACGGACCCAGGGAAGAATATGCAAAAGCTCTAAAGAACGACATTCCTTACATAACTCGAATCGCCGAAGGATTCGATTCCGAATCGAGGGATTCTTTGAGAACTCTCAACAAGTTGGGATGTCTCGGAGAACACACGGTTCTCGTTCACGGCGTCGTATTATCCGAATCGGACATCGCGTTGATCGCCGAAAAAAAATCTCATCTGGTTTGGTGCCCCGAAGCGAACCAATTCTTATACGAAAGAACCACCGATATACGAGACGTATTGAAACACGGAATCAACGTAAGCCTGGGAACGGATTCGAGCGTCTGCGGATCGCTCAATCTTTTGGAGGAAATTCGAGGCGCGCGAAAATTTTATCAAACGGAATACGGAGAGGATCTTTCTCCCAAAACACTTTTCGAGATGGTTACGTCTAATCCTGCAAAGGCTTTTAGAATCGAAAAACAACTCGGAAGCATCGAAGTCGGAAAAATCGCCGATTTAGTGATCCTTACCCGAAATTCCGAAGATCCGCATATCAACCTCTGCGAATCCGACTTGAATAGCGTTCGACTTGTCGTTCGGGACGGAGTTCCCGTTTACGGGGATGCAAGTTTAGAATCTTTTTTTGAAGAATCCGGCGCGGCCGTGGAAAGAATTCGCATCGACAATGCCGATAAATATTTGGTAGCATCTCCCGGAAAACTCCTGGAATCCCTTGTCATCTCCCTTGGCTACAAAAAGGATTTGGCATTTTTCCCCGCACAGAAAGAATTTGATAACTTTGAGTAG
- a CDS encoding LIC_10271 family cell wall hydrolase, producing the protein MNRVLFFCVGILLIFPSPPRIFAAGAQNLSFYTVEKGDTYYSLGKKFKVDYHKIMEWNGKKTTDSLIPGERLKLGKADPKETEKSNRSETAKTVSKNVRPIPIKEESFDFSKPSLRFPLKSRAPVQNHFTKLSFAPHKGVLFKASRHNEVRPASPGKVLVVDEMEGYKKYVILEHKNGYSTVYANLKNVTVSEGETVDSSKILGSLESGKGLYFQLNRGSAAIDPGLQTRSE; encoded by the coding sequence ATGAACCGCGTCCTTTTTTTCTGCGTCGGAATTCTCCTAATTTTTCCGAGCCCTCCCCGTATCTTTGCGGCCGGAGCGCAGAATCTTTCCTTTTACACCGTCGAAAAGGGAGATACATACTATTCTTTGGGAAAAAAGTTCAAAGTCGATTATCATAAAATTATGGAATGGAACGGAAAGAAAACTACGGATTCGTTGATACCGGGCGAAAGATTGAAACTCGGAAAAGCCGATCCTAAAGAAACGGAAAAATCGAATCGCTCCGAAACCGCAAAAACCGTTTCCAAAAACGTAAGACCGATTCCGATCAAGGAAGAATCTTTCGACTTCTCCAAACCTTCGCTTCGATTTCCTCTCAAAAGCCGCGCGCCCGTTCAGAATCATTTTACGAAACTCAGTTTTGCTCCTCATAAGGGGGTTTTATTCAAAGCTTCCAGACACAACGAGGTCCGCCCCGCTTCTCCCGGAAAAGTCCTGGTCGTGGACGAGATGGAAGGATATAAGAAATACGTAATATTAGAACATAAGAATGGATATTCCACCGTATACGCCAACCTGAAAAACGTAACAGTAAGCGAAGGCGAAACCGTGGACTCTTCCAAAATTTTGGGTTCCTTGGAATCGGGAAAAGGGCTCTACTTCCAGCTCAATCGCGGAAGCGCGGCGATCGACCCGGGTTTACAAACGCGATCGGAATAG
- the fusA gene encoding elongation factor G, with translation MSTAVAEFKPSEKLLKTRNIGISAHIDSGKTTLTERILFYTNRIHAIHEVRGKDGVGAKMDSMDLERERGITIQSAATYCQWKDHTINIIDTPGHVDFTVEVERSLRVLDSAILVLCGVAGVQSQSITVDRQMRRYNVPRVAFINKLDRTGANPFRVIDQLKEKLKHNAVPVQIPIGLENDLKGIVDLVKMKAFYFEGKDGMDIQEREIPDDLKELAQKKHEELLDAASMFSDELTEALLEGTPTEEMIKKAIRTGTIELKLTPVFMGSAFKNKGVQKLLDGVLDYLASPVDVKNKALDQSNNEEMIVLESNYEKPLVCLAFKLEDGRYGQLTYVRVYQGKLSKGMTIYNMSNNKKHNVGRLCRMHSDEMEDIDSAEAGDIIALFGIDCASGDTFTDGKLKVSMESMFVPAPVISLTIEAKESKHLNNLAKALNRFTKEDPTFQTHVDPESGQTIIKGMGELHLEVYIERMKREYGVELITGAPQVAYRETITSRADFDYTHKKQTGGQGQFGRVAGYMEPIPLEETLNYDFVNKVVGGAIPREYIQSVDKGFKSCLERGSLIGFPIIGVRCVINDGAYHDVDSSDMAFQIAGRYAFRQGFNKANPQILEPVMKVEVDGPSEFQGAILGSLNQRRGMILNTTEEDAYCKTEAEVPLADMFGYSTVLRSSTQGKAEFSMEFSRYAPVPRNVAEELMKKYKVNNKDED, from the coding sequence ATGAGCACTGCTGTAGCCGAATTCAAACCGAGCGAAAAACTTCTAAAAACCAGAAACATTGGGATTTCCGCCCATATCGATTCTGGAAAAACGACCCTTACCGAAAGAATTCTGTTCTATACCAATAGAATTCACGCCATCCACGAAGTTCGTGGAAAGGACGGAGTCGGCGCGAAGATGGACAGTATGGACCTCGAAAGAGAAAGAGGGATCACCATCCAGTCTGCGGCGACTTATTGCCAGTGGAAAGATCACACGATCAACATCATCGACACACCGGGCCACGTTGACTTTACGGTGGAAGTGGAGCGTTCTCTCCGCGTGTTGGATTCCGCGATTCTCGTTCTTTGCGGGGTTGCCGGGGTTCAATCTCAGTCGATTACCGTCGACCGTCAGATGAGACGTTACAACGTTCCTCGCGTCGCTTTTATCAACAAACTCGACAGAACGGGCGCAAACCCTTTCCGCGTAATCGATCAGTTGAAAGAAAAACTGAAACACAACGCAGTACCGGTTCAAATCCCGATCGGTCTTGAAAACGATCTGAAAGGAATCGTCGATCTCGTCAAAATGAAAGCCTTCTATTTCGAAGGTAAAGACGGTATGGACATCCAGGAAAGAGAGATTCCGGACGATCTGAAAGAACTCGCTCAAAAGAAACACGAAGAACTTTTGGACGCGGCTTCTATGTTCTCCGACGAATTGACCGAAGCTCTTCTCGAAGGAACTCCTACCGAAGAGATGATCAAAAAAGCGATTCGTACCGGCACGATCGAACTGAAACTGACGCCCGTATTCATGGGTTCCGCCTTCAAAAATAAAGGCGTTCAGAAACTTCTGGACGGAGTTTTGGATTATCTTGCAAGTCCTGTGGACGTTAAGAACAAGGCTCTGGACCAAAGCAACAACGAAGAAATGATCGTTCTCGAGTCCAACTACGAGAAACCGCTCGTTTGTCTCGCGTTCAAACTCGAAGACGGACGTTACGGTCAGCTTACCTACGTGCGCGTCTACCAAGGAAAACTTTCCAAAGGTATGACGATCTACAATATGTCGAACAACAAGAAGCATAACGTAGGTCGACTCTGTCGAATGCACTCCGACGAGATGGAAGATATCGACTCGGCCGAAGCGGGAGATATCATCGCGCTTTTCGGTATCGATTGTGCTTCCGGGGATACTTTTACCGACGGAAAACTCAAGGTTTCTATGGAGTCCATGTTCGTTCCCGCTCCGGTTATCTCTCTCACGATCGAAGCAAAAGAATCGAAACATTTAAACAACCTTGCAAAGGCGTTGAACCGTTTTACCAAGGAAGATCCTACATTCCAAACACACGTGGATCCGGAATCCGGACAAACCATCATCAAAGGAATGGGAGAACTTCACCTCGAAGTTTATATCGAGCGTATGAAACGCGAGTACGGCGTGGAATTGATTACGGGAGCTCCTCAGGTTGCTTACCGTGAAACGATCACTTCCAGAGCGGACTTCGATTATACTCACAAAAAGCAGACCGGTGGTCAGGGACAGTTCGGTCGCGTTGCGGGTTATATGGAACCGATCCCGCTCGAAGAAACTTTGAATTACGATTTCGTAAACAAAGTCGTGGGTGGTGCGATTCCGAGAGAATACATCCAATCCGTGGACAAAGGATTCAAGAGCTGTTTAGAGCGCGGATCCTTGATCGGGTTCCCGATCATCGGAGTTCGTTGTGTGATCAACGACGGTGCTTACCATGACGTCGACTCTTCGGATATGGCGTTCCAGATCGCGGGCCGTTATGCGTTCCGCCAAGGATTCAACAAAGCGAATCCTCAGATTCTTGAGCCTGTGATGAAAGTCGAAGTGGACGGACCTTCCGAGTTCCAAGGAGCGATCCTCGGATCTCTGAACCAAAGACGCGGTATGATCTTGAACACGACCGAAGAGGACGCTTACTGTAAAACGGAAGCGGAAGTTCCTTTGGCGGATATGTTCGGATATTCAACCGTCTTGCGTTCCTCAACTCAAGGAAAGGCTGAATTCTCCATGGAATTCTCCAGATACGCTCCGGTTCCAAGAAACGTAGCGGAAGAGTTGATGAAAAAATACAAGGTCAACAACAAAGACGAAGATTGA